From a single Sulfolobus sp. E5-1-F genomic region:
- a CDS encoding M20/M25/M40 family metallo-hydrolase, which yields MDEELYTLIEFLKKPSISATGEGIEETANYLKETIEKLLGVKANIERTKGHPVVYAEINVNAKKTLLVYNHYDVQPVDPISEWKRAPFSATIENGRIYARGASDNKGTLMARLFAIKHLLDKNELNVNVKLLYEGEEEIGSVNLEEYIEKNTNKLKADSVIMEGAGLDPKGRPQIVLGVKGLLYVELILDYGTKDLHSSNAPIVRNPCVDLSRIISTLVDMEGRVLIEGFYDDVRELTEEERELIRKYDIDVEELRNALGFKELRYSDRNKIAEALLTYPTCNVDGFECGYTGKGSKTIVPHRAFAKLDFRLVPNQDPYKIFELLKKHLQKVGFNGEIITHGFEYPVRTSVNSPVVKAMIESAKRVYGTEPQVIPNSAGTQPMGLFVYKLGIKDAVSAIGAGGYYSNAHASNENIKIDDYYKAIKHTEEFLRLYSTL from the coding sequence GTGGATGAGGAACTTTATACTTTAATTGAATTCTTAAAGAAACCCTCCATATCCGCAACTGGAGAAGGAATAGAGGAAACGGCAAACTATCTCAAAGAAACCATAGAGAAATTATTAGGCGTAAAAGCGAATATTGAGAGGACTAAAGGTCATCCGGTAGTATATGCTGAAATTAACGTTAATGCCAAAAAAACACTACTAGTTTACAACCATTATGATGTCCAACCAGTGGATCCAATAAGTGAGTGGAAAAGAGCGCCTTTTTCAGCGACAATTGAAAATGGCAGAATTTACGCTAGAGGAGCCTCTGACAATAAAGGAACATTAATGGCGAGGCTATTTGCTATTAAACACTTATTAGATAAGAACGAATTAAACGTTAACGTGAAATTACTTTATGAGGGAGAAGAAGAAATCGGCAGTGTAAATTTAGAAGAGTATATCGAAAAGAATACAAATAAACTAAAGGCAGATTCAGTAATAATGGAGGGTGCTGGCTTAGACCCTAAAGGAAGGCCACAAATAGTGCTAGGAGTAAAAGGGTTATTATATGTTGAACTAATTCTTGATTATGGAACTAAAGATTTACACTCTTCAAATGCACCAATAGTTAGAAATCCGTGCGTTGATCTATCCAGGATAATATCTACGTTAGTGGATATGGAAGGAAGAGTATTAATTGAAGGGTTTTATGATGACGTGAGAGAGTTAACTGAAGAAGAAAGAGAGTTAATAAGGAAGTACGATATAGATGTAGAGGAGCTAAGAAATGCGTTAGGGTTTAAAGAATTAAGGTATTCTGATAGAAATAAGATTGCCGAGGCATTACTAACTTACCCAACTTGTAATGTGGATGGATTCGAGTGCGGATATACTGGGAAGGGTAGTAAAACGATTGTACCGCATAGAGCCTTTGCGAAATTAGATTTTAGGCTAGTCCCTAACCAAGATCCTTACAAAATTTTCGAGTTGTTAAAGAAACACCTACAAAAGGTTGGCTTTAATGGAGAAATAATTACTCACGGCTTCGAATATCCTGTTAGGACGTCAGTTAATTCTCCAGTAGTCAAGGCAATGATTGAATCCGCTAAAAGAGTATATGGAACTGAACCACAAGTTATTCCTAACTCTGCTGGGACGCAACCCATGGGGCTATTTGTTTATAAGTTGGGGATAAAAGATGCAGTTAGCGCAATAGGTGCTGGGGGGTATTACTCAAATGCGCATGCGTCTAATGAAAATATTAAGATAGATGACTACTATAAAGCTATAAAACATACCGAGGAATTTCTAAGATTATATTCTACACTATAA